In Mangrovibacterium diazotrophicum, one genomic interval encodes:
- the ahpC gene encoding alkyl hydroperoxide reductase subunit C, translating to MSQIGKQIVDFKAQAFVNNGFQEVTKEDVVGRWSVFFFYPADFTFVCPTELEDLANLYEEFKAVDCEIFSVSTDTHFVHKAWHDTSDTIKKIKYPMLADPTGVLSRGFDVMIEEVGLAERGTFIVNPQGEIVAYEVVAGNVGRNAEELLRRLKALQFVAAHPAEVCPAKWKEGAATLQPSIDLVGKI from the coding sequence ATGTCACAGATTGGTAAACAAATCGTAGATTTTAAAGCGCAAGCTTTCGTAAACAACGGATTTCAGGAAGTAACTAAAGAAGATGTCGTAGGCCGTTGGTCAGTATTCTTCTTCTACCCTGCCGACTTCACTTTTGTATGTCCTACTGAATTGGAAGATTTGGCAAACCTGTATGAAGAGTTCAAAGCTGTTGATTGCGAGATCTTCTCTGTTTCAACCGACACTCACTTCGTACACAAAGCATGGCACGATACTTCTGATACTATCAAAAAAATTAAATACCCAATGTTGGCTGACCCAACAGGTGTATTGTCAAGAGGTTTTGATGTAATGATCGAAGAAGTAGGTTTGGCAGAACGCGGAACTTTCATCGTAAACCCACAAGGTGAAATCGTAGCTTACGAAGTTGTAGCCGGAAACGTAGGTCGTAACGCTGAAGAATTGCTTCGTCGCTTGAAAGCTCTTCAGTTTGTAGCTGCTCACCCAGCAGAAGTTTGTCCTGCAAAATGGAAAGAAGGCGCAGCAACATTGCAACCAAGCATCGATTTGGTTGGCAAAATCTAA